Proteins encoded by one window of Electrophorus electricus isolate fEleEle1 chromosome 17, fEleEle1.pri, whole genome shotgun sequence:
- the fgf13b gene encoding fibroblast growth factor 13b isoform X2 produces the protein MAFPLRRSASEPQLKGIVTKLYSRQGFHLQLQADGTIDGTKEEDSSYAIFNLIPVGLRVVAIQGVQTKLYLAMNNEGYLYTSEHFTPECKFKESVFENYYVTYSSMLYRQQQSGRGWYLGFNKEGHIMKGNHVKKTKPAAHFIPKPLKVAMYREPSLHDLSEFSRSGSGTPTKSRSASAMLNGGKTLSHNEST, from the exons ATGGCATTTCCTTTAAGAAGATCAGCTTCAG AGCCTCAGCTCAAGGGCATAGTCACCAAGCTCTACAGCCGACAAGGCTTCCATCTGCAGCTCCAGGCCGACGGGACTATCGATGGCACTAAGGAGGAAGACAGTAGCTACG CTATTTTCAACCTCATCCCTGTGGGGCTGCGCGTTGTGGCCATCCAAGGTGTTCAGACCAAGCTTTACCTGGCCATGAACAACGAGGGCTATCTGTACACCTCC GAACACTTTACACCAGAGTGTAAGTTCAAGGAGTCTGTGTTCGAGAACTACTATGTGACCTACTCCTCCATGCTGTACCGGCAGCAGCAGTCTGGCCGTGGCTGGTATCTGGGGTTTAATAAAGAAGGCCACATCATGAAGGGCAACCATGTGAAAAAGACTAAACCAGCCGCTCACTTTATCCCCAAACCTCTGAAAG TTGCCATGTACAGAGAACCTTCTCTCCATGACCTGAGCGAGTTCTCCCGGTCAGGAAGTGGCACTCCTACCAAGAGCCGCAGCGCCTCAGCCATGCTCAACGGCGGCAAGACCCTCAGCCACAACGAGTCGACGTAA
- the fgf13b gene encoding fibroblast growth factor 13b isoform X1 translates to MSGKAAKAKEDKEATKEPQLKGIVTKLYSRQGFHLQLQADGTIDGTKEEDSSYAIFNLIPVGLRVVAIQGVQTKLYLAMNNEGYLYTSEHFTPECKFKESVFENYYVTYSSMLYRQQQSGRGWYLGFNKEGHIMKGNHVKKTKPAAHFIPKPLKVAMYREPSLHDLSEFSRSGSGTPTKSRSASAMLNGGKTLSHNEST, encoded by the exons AGCCTCAGCTCAAGGGCATAGTCACCAAGCTCTACAGCCGACAAGGCTTCCATCTGCAGCTCCAGGCCGACGGGACTATCGATGGCACTAAGGAGGAAGACAGTAGCTACG CTATTTTCAACCTCATCCCTGTGGGGCTGCGCGTTGTGGCCATCCAAGGTGTTCAGACCAAGCTTTACCTGGCCATGAACAACGAGGGCTATCTGTACACCTCC GAACACTTTACACCAGAGTGTAAGTTCAAGGAGTCTGTGTTCGAGAACTACTATGTGACCTACTCCTCCATGCTGTACCGGCAGCAGCAGTCTGGCCGTGGCTGGTATCTGGGGTTTAATAAAGAAGGCCACATCATGAAGGGCAACCATGTGAAAAAGACTAAACCAGCCGCTCACTTTATCCCCAAACCTCTGAAAG TTGCCATGTACAGAGAACCTTCTCTCCATGACCTGAGCGAGTTCTCCCGGTCAGGAAGTGGCACTCCTACCAAGAGCCGCAGCGCCTCAGCCATGCTCAACGGCGGCAAGACCCTCAGCCACAACGAGTCGACGTAA